In Vigna angularis cultivar LongXiaoDou No.4 chromosome 8, ASM1680809v1, whole genome shotgun sequence, one DNA window encodes the following:
- the LOC108344468 gene encoding uncharacterized protein LOC108344468: MKVMDIRDKVTRKWNVGISRNMDFRARAMAKDKVEGSFKDQYTRLHDYGHELLKTNPGTTVQIKVDNINGEVIFQRFYACLKACKDSFICCRPIIGLDGCFLKGKYGGELLTAVGRDEIGQMLPIAYAVVESLLPAIQDLIPGVEQRFCVRHLYSNFRKTFPGKNLKHLMWRAATATHPQQWEAEMRNIKDINLDAFKYLLTIPPRFTSRSQCDTLVNNMCEGFNSVLVDSRSKPIISMLEDIRVYIMKRWAANRTKMTSYQGSICPKVFNRFQNESWLTRYWLPRKWAITGILYTHAITAMKFLNINAEEYIGHWFRNSTYEETYNTIINPINEQHVWDVTPYSDILPSKKRVMPRRPKKKRRLEDWELKKNNSELRKGGQKKRCAMCKELGHNRKGCPQRPPTVEVPTAQSVEVTQPPPTNVPITQESPNNYAFI, encoded by the exons ATGAAGGTCATGGACATTAGGGACAAAGTCACTAGGAAATGGAATGTAGGAATTTCAAGAAATATGGATTTTAGGGCAAGAGCAATGGCAAAAGATAAGGTTGAAGGGTCATTCAAAGATCAATATACAAGACTTCATGATTATGGTCATGAGCTGCTGAAAACAAATCCAGGTACAACAGTACAAATTAAAGTTGATAACATTAATGGTGAGGTCATATTCCAAAGATTTTATGCATGCTTGAAGGCATGCAAGGATAGCTTCATTTGTTGTAGACCTATTATTGGCTTGGATGGATGCTTTTTGAAAGGTAAGTATGGAGGGGAGTTACTAACAGCAGTGGGAAGAGATGAAATTGGCCAAATGTTGCCCATAGCATATGCTGTTGTTGAg AGTCTTTTGCCAGCTATCCAAGATCTTATACCTGGTgtagaacaaagattttgtgttaggcatttatattcaaacttcaGAAAAACATTTCCTGGAAAAAACCTTAAACATCTCATGTGGAGGGCAGCAACAGCCACACACCCACAACAATGGGAGGCTGAAATGAGGAATATTAAAGACATCAATTTAGACGCATTTAAATATCTCCTTACCATCCCACCTAG ATTCACCTCTAGATCACAATGTGACACTCTTGTCAACAACATGTGTGAGGGCTTTAATAGTGTGCTAGTTGATAGTAGGTCTAAGCCTATTATTAGCATGTTAGAAGACATAAGGGTTTACATAATGAAGAGATGGGCTGCCAACAGGACAAAGATGACATCATATCAAGGTTCAATCTGCCCCAAGGTTTTTAACAGATTTCAGAATGAGTCCTGGTTAACTAGATATTGGTTACCAAG AAAATGGGCAATTACTGGCATTCTGTATACTCATGCCATCACTgcaatgaaatttttgaatataaatgcagAAGAATACATTGGGCACTGGTTTAGAAATTCTACCTATGAAGAGACTTACAACACAATAATTAACCCTATCAATGAACAACATGTCTGGGATGTTACACCCTATTCAGATATATTACCATCAAAGAAGAGGGTAATGCCAAGAAGGCCCAAGAAGAAACGAAGATTAGAGGAttgggagttgaagaagaataaCAGTGAATTAAGAAAGGGTGGGCAGAAGAAAAGATGTGCCATGTGCAAAGAACTTGGACACAACAGAAAAGGTTGTCCACAAAGACCTCCAACAGTAGAGGTTCCTACTGCCCAATCTGTAGAAGTCACCCaacctccaccaacaaatgttcCAATAACTCAAGAGTCACCAAACAACTATGCCTTTATCTGA